The following nucleotide sequence is from Stegostoma tigrinum isolate sSteTig4 chromosome 32, sSteTig4.hap1, whole genome shotgun sequence.
CTAATACCTTGTCCTTATCCTGTACATATCAGAAGGGGTTGAAGATTTCTGTTCAATTTCCCAGCCCTGTCATTTCTATCTGTTTCCATTCTTTCATCCTGtttctgacctactcttgcaCTCAAGCCATTGCTTCTTTGAGGTGCCTGAATCCTTTTTATCACCAGTAATTTTTGTCTGACATTGCTTTTTAAAGCTTCTCTGCATTCATCCATTCTGCTCTGCACCTTTACTTTCATTCCAGGTCTTTCCATGAGCTCAGTCTATTTGTCTTCTTCTTTTCTCAGTCTATTTTTCTCTCCGTCTCACATCTGGTTGTTTCATATTTGTGTCGTCTCGATTCTTTCAatttaaatgtttccttttttctgTCAATTTGATGTCAATTTTCAGTATGTGGAGACGCCAGTGTTGGACAGGGGTgatcaaagtcagaaatcacacagcatcaggttacagtccaacaggtttatttgaaagcccaagctttcggagtctgggtctttcaggtgttagtgagacagGCAGTATCAGACAGAGAATTTattagtaaaagatcaaaagttcacaccattgatgaagaTGTACTAAACAACCAAAGATgatgttaaatttttaatcacgtagattttaattgattaatatgtacatgtaaacTTGGGGTTAAATTATTTATTTGAATGCTAAAATAAATAGGGCTAAATTTCACCAGCTAAGTATGTACTTTTGTTGTTATACATATACTTCAAGGGCAAACTGAATGTTTATCAAGtttcagttctgaaatgttaTGCTGGTGATGATATAGACACAATGGCTTACAGTACATCTTCATTTGAGAGCAAACTCTCTGACAGCAATGCATCTGCATAGAAAGAATATAGCAATACATAAATAAGCCTCTGTTTGTAATGATGTCTTCCAAAGTTAGCTTCCTGCAGAAGGGGTATTTTCATGCAGGTTTTGCAAGGCTAAATCAGTCCACTTCATGTCTTGTTCGTTAATGGATTCAGTTGTTCCTCCATTATCCTGTTCAGGTTCTGGAAGTTCACTCTACAAAAGACAAAGGAAGAACACAATTATTAAGATCACTATCTTAGTTCACGAAACTAACTTCTGGGTTCCAATGATTGTCCTATGGAGAAAGATTAAATAGACTGGGTCTATgatatgggataacaaggtgtagagctggacgaacacagcaggccaagcagcatcagaggagcaggaaggctgacgtttcaggcccttcctgaagaagggtctatggccgaaacgtcagccttcctgctcctctgatgctgcttggcctgctgtattcatccagctctacaccttgttatctcagattctccagcacctgcagctcctactatctctgggccTATCATCTTtcgagttttgaagaatgaggggtgatctcattcaaAACGTACCAAGTTTTTACAATGATCAACAGGGCATGTGctggaaggatgtttcccctggctgtgGTGCCTACAGGCAGGTACGCAATCTGAAATTAGGAGGCAGCCCATTTaaggactgagaagaggagaatgTTCTTCACTGAGAAaatggtgaatctttgaaattctatgCCCTAGATGGGCAGCCACTGAGTATTTTCAAAATTGAGACTGACAGATTTCtatatgtttaaaacaaaagagaTATAGGGGTAgtccagaaaaaaaatggtttcaAATAGaacatcagtcatgatctcactgaatggtggagctggaaTGTtcagctaaatggcctactcctgctcctattacgACCCAATAGATTTTCCAAGGCGATGGGCCACTTCAAGTTTTAATGACCCAAGAGACGCTAACAAGTAGAACTTACTTACCTCTACTTCTACTTCTAATGGTGTAGTATGTGACATTTCAACAACCAACTTCTCCTGAACAGCATTTACTTGTAGTTAAAAGAAAAGGACAATAACACCATTAAAAATTCCAGCACCTCCAAATGTATAGGGCATATGACTCACACAAATTTCCCAATGACCTTTACTTGAATAAACGTgacacacatttttaaaaaaacgagATAGCAACAAGTAATAAGCaacaaattaaaaccaaaagcTGTCAGACACagcagcccattgtgtctgctccaccattcaatgagatcatggttgatcttacaACCCTcaaactccatttccctgccttttctTCATCGCCCTTTATAATTTATACACCAGCTTCCCTTCCTGCTTCTCGGTTTTATATGTTCAATACAGAGGTTGGCTTTTCTGACACAATTACAACCCTAAAAAAATTTGGAATCTACACAAAAACAACTAGAAAAGTCTGTTTTATTTGCCAAAATAGGAGGCAGACTTGTTTTCATTTTGCCACACATATGTGGGGACTGCTGTCactttttaaactgtttttcATTCCAATCACATTTTATCTTTTTCATTCCAAAACTAATAACAATGCACCTTCATACAATTAATATTATTTTAAGATACTATACAAATATAAATTCTGTACGTACTAGTGGTATTTCCACATCTTCATATGGCAGTTTGTCCTCACGCCATGCATCATCAATAAGATCCAGaattctgccatctctttgtaCTTCACTGTCCATGTGTCTTGGTTGACACTGTACGCAAacacaaaacagaaaatacaggaTTTAGTAAACATAGAGCATACGTGCCTGCATTTATTACACTTTCACCCTGGCTCATCTTGAAACTTCTAGCTCCTTAGCTTTTTACTCAAAGGAAGCAAGTCTGTCCCACCCAATACTCTTATCAGCCCTGGTTCAGTTAGTTACACTTTCATCTCCAAATTAAAAGATTGTATGTTAATGTTCCACTAAAGGTCTTGAGCACAAAACCTTTCATGACACCGCAGTCAGTTGCACTGTGAGAAGTGCTGTCATTTGGATAAGATATTAAACCGATATTGCATTTATTTTTTCAGATGGATGTAAAGGATCCCCTGACCCTATCTGCAAATGCAGCAGGGGTGTGATCTGGGCATGTCGCTCAATATCTAAATTTTCAAACTCATCACAAAAAATATTATCTAGATGTAACAGTGATGctacttgtgggagcttgctctgTACAAATAGGGAGGTGGTGGCCTCGTAGTGTTGTCAATGAAATAGGAATTCAGAACCCAAAACGAATATCACACGACAATATTCTGGGGACGTACATGTTGACGTCACTATGgcagtgaaatctgaattcaattaaaatctggaatagaGAGCTACCGTAACAGTAAGTGGATAACCACCACTCAATAACTCACCGGGTTCACTGcggtcctttaaggaaggaaatctatatccttacctgatctgtcctagatatgactccagatgaacagcaatgcggttgattcttaactgctttctaagtagttaggaatgggcaataaatatagaCCTAAGCAAATTCCACATcctacaaaagaataaaaataattacaTCAATATGCAGCAAAACTTCTGGCTGCGAAACAagttgtaaaatcatgaggttgTGAAGACTACTAAATGAATGCAAGAATTTTGTTTGGATTGACTGACATAAAATTTGCTGTTGTAATTTGCCTTTTAAAAAATTGTGACGTACATACTGAAAATCAGTTTGCTCAATGGGATAGTTAGGACGTGCTGACAGCTAATTCAATTAACAATATGTGGCAGATACATTACCAGACAAAATCTAAGCTAaacagcccatcgagtctatatTATTTTACTAGCGCCTCTCCGtttacagagagaaaaacagagtttaaGCTTTAAGACCTACATTCCCTTCAGAACAATATtaactgttttcctctctccagaTGCTCCCAAACccaagtttcttcagcactttgttgATATCCCTTGATTTTTCTAAGTGTTTTCTAAGTGTTTCCTTCAAATGATTTTGCATCTTTGGCCTTTGCAACATATTCATTTAAGCTGGACTTGAAGATTATGTtgctttgtttcaattttccCCAAGAAGTTTCTCCATTTAACATTGTACATCTTGGGAGTAAAATCTTTCAATTTCATTTTCAGATAACATAATTATACCAAATCTTCTCATAGCTCAATTCCTTAATCGTGGATGAATTTTTACTTTCATCACATTTGGACATCACCAAAGCTAGTATTTGTTGATCTTCCCTAAGAAGTCCTTCTCAAAAGACTAGCACAATCTTCTCAACAGATTCAGCATGAACTGTACTAAGTCAACCTTTTCGGTTTCCATTAGGCTTTGTTATCCTACATGCCAAGCATTTAATCAAATACCTCAGGTCGCTTGGGTTAATAAAAATCTGGTCACTCGCACATATACTGTTTGTGGGTGCTTCCTGTGTATACAGTACATCAATGGCGACTTCAGAATTTCTTCATTGGCTGAGGATCTGTATGGACATTAAACATGTTATAGAAATGTAAGTCTGTATGTCTTTGCTCTGATCTCCTGACTCCGCTTGAAACTTCAAACGTGCCACCTCACACATCCATTGGGTTAAAACAAGTAAATGAACCCAGCTGTGTgccgttctgaggaaggaacaTCGGgatagaaacattaactctgtttctctcttcacagaccccgtcccgtccctccccccaccggcgctgcccccccccccaaccgtcCCACCCCGACCCTCCCAACCTGTCCCGCCCCACCACCCTGTTCCGACCTGCCCTCCCACCCTGTCCTGCTCCGCCCCTCCCCACCGTTCATTCCCGCCTCACCCCCGCCACGTCCGTCCCACTCCTTCTGCCCGTCCCTACCCTCCCCACCGCCCtgcccctcctccctccccaacccccgcCACGCCCTGCCCCATccctccacaccccacccctcccaccactACCCTCCCCTCCGCGCCGTCGTGCCCCTTCTGCTCCAACCCCCACTCTTcgtcccaccccacccccacactcaccccgcccgcatccccctgcccacaccccatccccccgCCCGTACGCCCCCCCAACAGCCCCCGccccccgtctccccctccccccgcccccccctcctcgccccgccccgcccccgtCTCACCCTCGCCCCGCCCCCCGTCTCACCCTCGCCCCGCCCCCCTCGCCCCGCCCCCCGTCTCACCCTCGCCCCGCCCCCCTCACCCCGCCCCCCGTCTCACCCTCGCCCCGCCCCCCGTCTCCCCGCCCCCCGTCTCCCCCTCGCCCCGCCCCCGTCTCCCCCTCGCCCCGCCCCCCTCCCGCCGATATACCGTCCGGgactctccctcacccccaacaatCCCGATGAACGGTCCGGCCTCTCCCTGCCTCCCGGTCCCCCCCGATGAACGGTCCGGCCTCTCCCTGCCTCCCGGTCCCCCACGATGAACGGTCCGGCCTCTCCCTGCCTCCCGGTCCCCCACGATGAACGGTCCGGCCTCTCCCTTCCTCCCGGTCCCCCCCGATGAACGGTCCGCCCTCTCCCTGCCTCCCGGTCCCCCCCGATGAATGGTCCGGCCTCTCCCTGCCTCTCGGTCCCCCCAGATGAACGGTCCGGCCACAATCAGTAAATAATTGGAGTGAAGTGTTTGATTTCCGATGGAAGCTCACAGACTTTCAGgcgataacagagtgtggagctggagaagcacaacaGGCTAGGcggcgtcagaggagcaggaaagttgacatttcgggtcggggtCCTTCTTCCGAAAAAGGCTCCGGGCAGTGATTTTGCTTCTCTCCGCGCCGCGAGGTTGTTGCGGCCGTTTCCGAGTGAACAGCACTttcctttcagttttattttgtgcCTGTTCAGTTTTCCAGCCTGTCTCGCCCCCCCTCTCACTGACAAACTCCATGCTCGCCTCCTCAGCCGTGAGGTTTGTTTTCGTCGTTTTCTTTCCTGAGCCGACAAATAACGGAAAGGCCTGAGCCATCCCCTTTAAGTCGGGTGGCCCTTTCCCTTTAAGCGGTTGCCTAGTGACGGAGGCGGGAGGCCCAGGGTCGGTGAGTGGATTGCAGCGGGGTAGGGGACGGCAGCATTCACAGACTTCAAACAGCACAGTTAAAGTGAAATATCCCTGTGAAATGAACATTTGAATTGTAATATTGAAGAGTGTAGAGCTGGGAAGTGTGGCTGGAGTAGATTTAGTGTAGTTCTGGTCGGACAGACTTGGTTGGCTGAATGACCTTTCCTGTGTTTTATGTTTCTGTAAAATGTGGGCACCAGGggcatggccagcatttgttgatcacctttgcctttttaaaaaaaacttgaatggtatttcagagggcagttacgagtctACCAGATTTTTGAGGGTGAGGGCGGCATATGTCCTTTCGTCAGAAACTTTGGTAGacggatttttaatcagcaagggaatcgaggaaaatggagttaaggaaCATCAGACAAGCTGCGATCccattgagtggtggagcagacttgagggccgaatggcctacttctgctcctgcgtATAATGGTCTTACTGtcttaaaaatccatctggttcaccagtggtAATTCCTGACACTAACCTTCAGTTCCAGATTGTGAAACTCCAGATTGTTAAATTCCAGTTCTTTTGGTAttaacatttttgattttttttaaaagtagtaaTCTTAACAAACAAGGACTGGCTGAACGTTTTCGTCAAGGCGACTTGGAAAGACTTAGAATTCAAGCAACAAAGGACAGATTTCCACTTAACAGCACCTTTTACAAATTGAGAATGGCACAAAGTGCTGATTAAAGGATATGAACAGCATGACTTTGTATGTTCCCAATGGCAATCCACTGAATTAGTTTACATTTGCTAACTTTGAATAGAAAACTGAAGCGTAGAAATGTCATGTTTTGAAATGAAATTGATCTGTAGTCTGATGTAATACCAGTCGATCACATGTCTGAAGAAT
It contains:
- the anapc13 gene encoding anaphase-promoting complex subunit 13, whose translation is MDSEVQRDGRILDLIDDAWREDKLPYEDVEIPLSELPEPEQDNGGTTESINEQDMKWTDLALQNLHENTPSAGS